In Palleronia sp. LCG004, a single window of DNA contains:
- a CDS encoding peptidase domain-containing ABC transporter, producing MSLLQTGFTPDPDRIVPDVAETAVHTLYENLRATLWQVDPRDEPLALCFCALVLRLDPYASARRVATALPVGGRFGVLELCNAMANLGYRSARITGRLSTLDPRLSPALILTGRDAAAEHPAAPEIRWAGDIVSATLDMRFEGSQAKAGIPPIARDGTAYLFQRIDEDRLPTSSARRKHSGKGWFRVVLQRFTPQLAQILVIGGCLNLLSLAVPLLIMLIYERALEPRVAGLMTHLAIGAGCLILAEIALRVARSRLVLWLGARLDYLVGVEIFERLLRLPAALVQQAQVSDQVARIKTFESIRDVFCGPVLMTALELPAAILAMLALYLIAGPLVLVPVIACTLLAMTFWLIWRRVRVQIREAAVEASVMQQFSLETFEKLDAIRLDGLSYLWASKYREISGRELTAQLRLARLGNIGELSGHLLVGLAALATLWVGAERIWADQMGTGALIASLMLIWRCVGPLHALCGMVPRVEQMRNAVAQVDKLMEAEAEVRSHTNALSSTRLKAHLEFSGVALRYGAGTMPLFTGLDLKIREGETVAITGPNGAGKTSILKMVLGVHQPTLGTIRVGGFDLRQLRPDDLRQQIAYVPQKIDLFEGSFADNLRCTMPLARDADLQATLELVGAWEAIAARPDGLDAPLERADFHDALLAHRIGLARAMLRPSRILLIDEMPATVLIAGLDEDLQACLRMAASDRAILFVTYRNDFLRRADRVVALRRGAPPIVGSPDKIIGMI from the coding sequence ATGAGCCTTCTCCAGACCGGCTTCACGCCAGACCCCGATCGCATCGTGCCGGATGTCGCGGAAACGGCGGTCCATACGCTCTACGAGAACCTGCGCGCGACGCTCTGGCAGGTCGACCCGCGTGACGAGCCGCTTGCGCTCTGCTTCTGCGCGCTCGTCCTGCGTCTCGATCCCTATGCAAGCGCGCGGAGGGTCGCCACCGCATTGCCCGTCGGCGGGCGGTTCGGCGTGCTGGAACTCTGCAACGCCATGGCCAATCTCGGCTATCGCAGTGCCCGCATCACCGGACGCCTTTCGACGCTCGACCCGCGCCTCTCCCCTGCCCTGATCCTGACAGGCCGCGATGCCGCCGCGGAACATCCGGCGGCCCCCGAGATCCGCTGGGCGGGCGACATCGTCTCGGCAACACTCGACATGCGGTTCGAGGGCAGTCAGGCGAAAGCCGGAATACCGCCGATCGCGCGGGACGGAACCGCGTATCTGTTCCAGCGCATCGACGAGGACCGCCTGCCGACGTCGTCCGCCCGCCGCAAGCATTCGGGCAAAGGCTGGTTTCGCGTCGTTCTGCAAAGGTTCACACCGCAGCTCGCCCAGATCCTCGTGATCGGCGGATGCCTCAACCTCCTGTCGCTCGCCGTTCCGCTCCTCATCATGCTGATCTACGAGCGAGCCCTTGAGCCGCGCGTGGCGGGCCTGATGACGCATCTGGCGATCGGTGCCGGATGCCTGATCCTGGCGGAGATCGCGTTGCGCGTGGCGCGATCTCGGCTCGTACTGTGGCTGGGCGCGCGGCTCGATTACCTCGTCGGGGTCGAGATCTTCGAACGGCTCCTGCGCCTGCCCGCCGCGCTGGTTCAGCAGGCACAGGTCTCCGATCAGGTCGCCAGGATCAAGACCTTCGAGTCAATCCGCGACGTGTTCTGCGGGCCTGTCCTGATGACCGCTCTCGAACTGCCGGCGGCGATTCTCGCGATGCTCGCGCTCTATCTCATCGCCGGGCCGCTCGTCCTCGTTCCCGTCATCGCCTGCACCTTGCTCGCCATGACGTTCTGGCTGATCTGGCGGCGCGTCCGCGTGCAGATCCGCGAGGCCGCGGTCGAGGCGTCGGTCATGCAGCAATTCTCGCTCGAAACCTTCGAGAAGCTCGATGCGATCCGCCTCGACGGACTGTCGTATCTTTGGGCCTCGAAATATCGCGAGATCTCGGGCCGCGAACTCACGGCGCAGCTGCGCCTCGCGAGGCTGGGGAATATCGGCGAATTGTCCGGCCACCTTCTCGTCGGTCTCGCGGCGCTCGCGACGCTCTGGGTCGGGGCCGAACGGATCTGGGCGGACCAGATGGGGACCGGCGCGCTGATCGCGTCGCTCATGCTCATCTGGCGCTGCGTGGGGCCGCTCCATGCGCTGTGCGGGATGGTCCCCCGCGTCGAACAGATGCGCAACGCCGTCGCGCAAGTCGACAAGCTGATGGAGGCCGAGGCGGAGGTACGCAGCCATACGAACGCCCTGTCGAGCACAAGGCTCAAGGCACATCTGGAATTCTCGGGCGTCGCGCTGCGATACGGAGCGGGCACCATGCCGCTCTTCACGGGTCTCGATCTCAAGATCCGCGAGGGCGAAACCGTTGCAATTACCGGCCCCAATGGTGCGGGCAAGACGAGCATCCTGAAGATGGTGCTGGGCGTGCACCAGCCGACGCTCGGTACGATCCGGGTCGGCGGGTTCGACCTTCGTCAACTCCGGCCCGACGACCTGCGCCAGCAGATCGCCTACGTCCCGCAGAAAATCGACCTTTTCGAGGGTAGTTTTGCCGACAACCTTCGCTGCACAATGCCGCTGGCGCGGGACGCGGACCTGCAGGCCACGCTCGAACTGGTGGGTGCCTGGGAGGCGATCGCGGCGCGGCCGGACGGTCTCGACGCACCGCTGGAGCGCGCGGATTTCCACGACGCGCTGCTCGCGCACCGGATCGGGCTCGCCCGCGCCATGCTCAGGCCATCGCGAATTCTTCTTATCGACGAGATGCCCGCGACCGTTCTCATCGCCGGTCTCGACGAGGATCTTCAGGCTTGTCTGCGCATGGCGGCAAGCGATCGCGCGATCCTTTTCGTGACCTATCGAAACGACTTCCTGCGCAGGGCCGACCGTGTCGTCGCGCTGAGGCGCGGGGCACCTCCGATCGTGGGCTCGCCCGACAAGATCATAGGGATGATTTGA
- a CDS encoding ABC transporter ATP-binding protein has product MTLIAATLCITALELVLPVVVLQVYDRILPNMSTETLRILVLGAAALMIVDVVLRFCRSELIARNGAAFAHRAGLLAMGTVLAGNRGGDPVRSSANGTALLSAVRAMKDGNSGQTLVTAFELILAPIAIVLIAAIAGPLALVPLVTLAIFAGFALANGRSFAKTLAHRDQCDGLRFDFVIQALRSVHSIKAMAMEDWFLRRYECLKRDSCETTYGVARNLTRGFDVVASFSTLLTLSIVVGGALMVLAGQITVGAMIASVILSGRIGQPVQKALALYVRRHDFDNARQRANSLLFVPVPERPAPSEPPANTGSLRLLGFSCGNDDDPDRVDCADLRIEPGDLCLLETASGNSPSALFRAIAGLDRPNNGEVLLNDREPHLLPENIRAAQVAFLQRDGVIYRGTLMDNLSSFGRSPLTDVFYVARLLGLEADIAALPRGLDTPLDGSGSDPIPPGLKQRATLVRQLAPRPRLILFDHADTGLDRRSYTAVYELFTRLKGRATIVLTTRDRNMRDLATRHLRIAGGRIEEVPIVAPRSLALSTYRELRI; this is encoded by the coding sequence TTGACTCTGATCGCCGCTACGCTCTGCATCACGGCGCTCGAGCTCGTCCTGCCGGTCGTGGTTCTGCAGGTCTACGACCGGATCCTGCCGAACATGTCGACCGAGACGCTCAGGATCCTCGTTCTCGGTGCGGCTGCACTGATGATCGTGGATGTGGTGCTGCGGTTCTGCCGCTCGGAGCTCATCGCGCGGAACGGGGCCGCCTTCGCGCATCGTGCGGGCCTCTTGGCGATGGGAACGGTCCTGGCAGGCAACCGCGGCGGCGATCCCGTGCGAAGCTCGGCGAACGGCACCGCGCTTCTGTCTGCTGTCCGGGCGATGAAGGACGGCAACAGCGGACAGACGCTCGTTACGGCATTCGAATTGATCCTCGCGCCGATCGCGATCGTGCTTATCGCGGCCATAGCCGGTCCGCTTGCCCTCGTGCCGCTCGTCACGCTCGCGATCTTTGCAGGTTTCGCCCTTGCGAACGGCCGCTCCTTCGCCAAGACGCTCGCCCATCGGGACCAGTGCGACGGCCTACGTTTCGATTTCGTGATCCAGGCGCTCCGCTCCGTGCATTCGATCAAGGCCATGGCGATGGAAGACTGGTTCCTGCGCCGCTACGAATGCCTGAAGCGGGACTCGTGCGAGACGACATACGGCGTCGCGCGCAACCTGACGCGCGGTTTCGACGTCGTCGCGAGCTTCTCGACCCTGCTGACGCTGTCCATCGTGGTCGGTGGTGCGCTGATGGTGCTTGCCGGGCAGATCACCGTCGGGGCAATGATCGCCTCCGTCATCCTTTCGGGCCGCATCGGTCAGCCGGTGCAGAAGGCGCTGGCGCTCTACGTGCGCCGACACGACTTCGACAATGCGCGGCAGAGGGCGAATTCGCTCCTTTTCGTTCCGGTCCCGGAACGGCCCGCGCCATCCGAGCCGCCGGCGAATACCGGCTCGCTGCGTCTGCTTGGCTTTTCCTGCGGGAACGACGACGATCCCGACCGGGTGGACTGCGCGGACCTGAGGATCGAGCCCGGCGATCTTTGCCTCCTGGAGACGGCCTCAGGCAATTCGCCCAGCGCGTTATTCCGCGCCATCGCGGGGCTCGACCGTCCGAATAACGGCGAGGTGCTGCTCAACGATCGCGAGCCTCACCTCCTGCCGGAGAATATCCGTGCGGCGCAGGTCGCGTTCCTTCAGCGCGACGGCGTCATCTATCGCGGCACGCTCATGGACAACCTGTCCTCGTTTGGACGGTCGCCGCTGACGGACGTTTTCTACGTCGCGCGGCTCCTGGGGCTTGAGGCGGATATCGCGGCCCTTCCGAGGGGGCTCGACACACCGCTCGACGGTTCGGGCAGCGACCCCATCCCGCCGGGCCTCAAGCAGCGCGCGACGCTGGTCCGGCAACTGGCCCCCCGCCCGCGGCTCATCCTCTTCGATCACGCCGATACCGGGCTCGACCGGCGATCCTATACGGCCGTCTACGAGTTGTTCACGCGGCTCAAGGGGCGGGCAACGATCGTGCTGACCACACGCGACCGCAACATGCGCGACCTTGCGACCCGTCATCTGCGGATCGCCGGTGGACGGATCGAGGAAGTGCCCATCGTCGCTCCGAGGAGCCTCGCCCTGTCGACATACCGGGAGTTGCGGATATGA